The following are encoded in a window of Camarhynchus parvulus chromosome 1A, STF_HiC, whole genome shotgun sequence genomic DNA:
- the WNT16 gene encoding protein Wnt-16: MGRGAPLGPSLLRAALLLALCPAAGSTWMWLGIAAAGGPEKPGCASPPLSRRQQDLCEQKPELMPAIREGARLGLQECRSQFRHERWDCRSPPAARRGTAGPGQQLSSGTKETAFVSAVTAAGLVHSVTRSCSAGNVTECSCDVTLRHGGSASEGWHWGGCSDDIHYGMSFSRKFLDAPLKNATGKSGLVAMDLHNNEAGRQAVAKLMSVDCRCHGVSGSCAVKTCWKTMSSFEKIGRFLKEKYENSIQISDRLKKKLRRKEKSQRKIPIGKEDLLYVNKSPNYCVEDQKLGIPGTQGRECNRTSQGPEGCNLLCCGRGYNTHVVRHVERCECKFVWCCYVRCRRCETMTDVHTCK; encoded by the exons ATGGGGCGCGGGGCTCCGCTCGGACCGAGCCTGCTGCGGGCAGCGCTGCTGCTCGCCCTCTGCCCCGCCGCCGGCAGCACCTGGAT GTGGCTGGGCATCGCGGCCGCCGGCGGGCCCGAGAAGCCGGGCTGCGCCAGCCCTCCGCTGAGCCGCCGGCAGCAGGACCTGTGCGAGCAGAAGCCGGAGCTGATGCCCGCGATCCGGGAGGGAGCGCGCCTGGGGCTCCAGGAGTGCCGCAGCCAGTTCCGACACGAGCGCTGGGACTGCCGctcgccgcccgccgcccgccgcggcaccgccggccccgggcagcagctcagcagcg GCACGAAGGAGACGGCGTTCGTGTCGGCGGTGACGGCGGCGGGGCTGGTGCACTCGGTGACGCGCTCGTGCAGCGCGGGCAACGTGACCGAGTGCTCCTGCGATGTCACCCTGCGGCACGGCGGCTCTGCCAGCgagggatggcactggggcGGCTGCTCGGACGACATCCACTACGGAATGTCCTTCAGCAGGAAGTTCCTGGATGCGCCTTTGAAGAACGCGACAGGCAAGAGCGGGCTGGTGGCCATGGACCTGCACAACAACGAGGCTGGCAGGCAG GCTGTAGCAAAGCTGATGTCTGTGGATTGCCGTTGTCATGGTGTTTCTGGGTCCTGTGCTGTGAAAACTTGTTGGAAAACCATGTCATCCTTTGAAAAGATTGGCCGGTTTTTAAAGGAGAAGTATGAAAACAGCATACAAATATcagacagactgaaaaaaaagctaCGCAGAAAAGAGAAGAGCCAGAGAAAAATACCAATTGGGAAGGAGGACCTGCTGTATGTGAACAAATCGCCCAATTACTGCGTGGAAGACCAAAAACTGGGGATCCCTGGCACTCAGGGCAGGGAATGTAACCGCACGTCGCAGGGGCCCGAGGGCTGTAACCTGCTGTGCTGCGGGCGTGGGTACAACACCCACGTCGTGCGGCACGTGGAGCGCTGCGAGTGCAAGTTCGTCTGGTGCTGCTACGTGCGCTGCAGGAGGTGCGAGACCATGACTGACGTACACACCTGCAAGTGA